DNA sequence from the Macrobrachium nipponense isolate FS-2020 chromosome 41, ASM1510439v2, whole genome shotgun sequence genome:
TAAGATGTTAGTTGTAATTTCTTATGAGAATAATGGAttgtatatcattaacatatcttTTGCAGCAATGGCAACAGAACTGAAGATATTATTACAAGTTTGGGTGCATCTTTAAATGAATCATCAGTTACCTGGACAAGTGATCTTGCTACGCCATGCTCACATCCATCTTCAAAGCGACAAAAATTAGTCAACACACCATCCACACTTGAACATCGTACTTTGTACCCCAGTCATGGCCTTAGGCAGAAGGTACTGATTTCTTATGCTTCAACTAATTGTTAAGTTGTATGTGAGTATGCTGCAGAGTAAGAGTCGTAAATGCTTTCATGTGCTATTGATATGCATAGTCCTTCTGCAGCAGTACAGACAATAGTTGGaataacaagatagtagttgatTTCAAGACCTGTTTGTAGTTTTTAGAACCCATGGACTCCCAAACATTATTTTCTTTCAGTAGCTCACTGTTTCCAAGTCCCTGAAACTATTGTCTAAAATGCAGCAAGTCTCCTCCTGACTCAAAAGAGCTTGCAGGGTGTTCATATAATACTTGAAGTGAAAATATTCTTCCTATAGAGGGATTTTAGCAATTTGATGTTCTAACAGTAGTTTTGATGTGATAATGTTGTACCCAAAGATCGTATGTAcgtattttaaaaatcttatttaatatTGTTATTCATTGAGAGATAAAAAAGCTTTCAGTTGCCATAGTTTTAAAAAGCAGAATTGGGCGGCAGTATTtcagtatgtgtgtattatttaatatttggttGTTTAGAAGATATTTATGTGTAATGCTGTTTCTTTCCTTTCATGCTTGTTACATGTAAAGTTCTCTTGTCAGGATcaaatgattattaatattaattattgcaGGTGTTGGCTAGAAGCCTCTTCAGCCCATTAACAACAGGAAGCCAACCATCAGATAATGAGTGGAGCCCTAATCTTGGGATAATCAAGTGCCACTCTCCAGTTAGAGCATTCAGTGTAAAAGGACGATATAACAAGGGAAATATACAAGATGCAAATTTACAAACATGTCAGGTTGATGGGACTCAGGAATTTGTGTTTATTGATCAAGAAAAGCGTGAATACAATGTATGTGTTAATGGTTCATCTAATGACCAAAAAACTACTGGTGTTACTGCACAGAATAGTAGCAAAGATTATTCCAAGTGCAAGAGTAGTACACCTTTAGCAAAACAACCACCCGTAATTAAGGGAGTTTTAGAACCTGAAGAATGTACTAATACCTCACTTAGTAATACCACTGAAAAAGACagattatttcccaaaattatgaaaaataatgatttatcAGATATAGTAGATTGTTCAGAAAAGAACAGTGAGAATCCTTTTGATATTATATGTTCTCcagttaaaaagaaatccaaagcTAACAAGGAGAGTTATGAAGAAAATGAGACAAAGTTAAGATGTTCTGTAGGAAACAATAAGTCTAATAACAGTGCCAGTGAAAGTACTGCCTCTCTAGATGTCAAAAGATCAGGTCAGCTGCTGTCATGGCAAAAGACAAACACTAATCAGGTACTTGTCCTGGAGTGCAGCATCAAATCAGCTGAAGACAGTTTTCAGTCATGTTCCCAGAAGTATGATGGTACTAGAAAAGGATCATATCAAGATGCAGATTTCAAAGAGGAAACACTTGGTAGTATATCAGATGACAGAAGTTCTAATTTgaattttactgtaacaaatgaGAATGAAGGGAAAATTAATGCAGAAAACATTGTGTGTGATAAGTCAGATGTACATGTCACATCTTTATTTGGGAAAAAGCTTTTGAATGCAGCCAAAATTGCAGATGGACACCTTCAAGGGAATGATAATCAAGTTATTGATGCTGATAAAGCTGTTTTACCTGTACCTGACAGGTCCAAAAATGTTCGAAATAAATGTTCTCTGTTTTCTAAAAGGAGAAGATCCTCAGGCTTTTTATATCCAACCAAATCAGCAGAAGTCTATGAAGAGCTAGGTattgcattcaagaaaaatatgacaTCTGAGAACTCTCATGTGTATGAAGACAATGTTGATGCTATGGCTGGAATATTTCAGGTTGACATCACTGAATACAAAGATATTGTTTCAACTTGCTCAGATGGCAAAAGGAAAGTTTCAGGTGATGTTCAGTTGGGAAATGATGGTCACTGTAATTCAGCTTCAAACCTTGACTCCAATAGTGATAAGTTACCAAAACATATTGGTTCCATTAAAAGTTGTAATGATGTAAGAGATACTAAAGAGGGTGTTTCCACAAGTGAGGTCAGAAGTGAGGGTAATAGGCTTATGTTTAATACCCAAAGCAAAGATGCAGAATCATCAGAAGTTTCTGAGCCTCTTCAGGGTGCTACATTATTGTCGAGtgttaaagaagaaaaatgtaaCCTTGTAAGCCAATTGTGGAATGATAGCTTGAACGAAGCTGATATTGCAGAGTTGGAGCAGGAGCTTAACCTTCACACTAAAGATTTCTGTGATGATGAAGCAATGTATTTAGGCAACCCAAACAAAACTGATGTTCAGAATGAGAAGTTAACATTGCGTGTTTTACATTCTTGTGAAACAAAACCATACTTTGGCATACTAAGCACTAAAGGGGAAGCCacagaaaataatgattttaagtaTGTTAATCCAAAACCCAATAGGTTCCAAGGCTTTTCTACTGCCTCAGGATCAGCAATTAAGGTTCAGGAAAGTTCTATAAAAAAGGTTCAGTCTCTATGGGAGGAAAATTCAAGCACTGATGACATAAAAGTTCACCCCAAAAGCGCAAGATCTACTGATAGTGCTTATTCTAAAGACTTTGAGCCATTTCACTATCTTGCATCAGCATCTGGATCAAAAATCAACAATTGTGAAAAGTCTTCAGAATTGCAGTCAAAGAGTGATGAGGAAATCATGGATAGAGGTAAAGGTAGTGCCACTGACCAGAATGAAACTTTTAAGTACAAAATAAATGTTAGTGACACAGGCAGTGCAGGTTTTTCAAGTCATGGTCCTCTAAATGAGAATCCAGTTAATTTTAAAAGGTTTACCACAGCATCTGGTTCCCAGATCAAAGTTAAAGAAGAGTCTCTGATGAATCAGGCCAAAATGTTTCAAGAACTCTTTGACAAGGATGAGTTTACGTGTGGTGCTAAAGTACATAGCACTGATAACAACCAAAATGGTAATGCTAAAGTTGATACTGCTGTTAACAATCAGAACAGTAGTGCTAAAGTAGATAGCACTGTTAGCAACCGGAACAATAATGTTGAAGTAGATAGCAATATTAACAGTCAGAACAGTAATACTGCAAAGAATGATGTTTGTACAAAGTATGTTGGCTCAAAAACAGAATTTTCTTGTCATGGTTTTACCACTGCAGGTGGCTCTAAAATTCAACTGAGTGATGAGTCTGTGAGTTTGCAAGCAAAGAAGTTTCAAGACCATTTTGGTAATGATGAGGTGGTTTCCATGGACAAAGGTGTAGAGTTTAACAATAAAGTATGTACTTTTGTAAAGGAAAGAAACACTGGGGATTTCATAAGTCACGGATCAGTTGATGAGAAGTCTACAAGCTTTCAGGACTTTGCTACAGCTTCTGGGTCCAAGATTACAATCAACAAAGAATCCTTGTCTAAGCAGTTCAGCATGTTTCAAGAGCTTTTTGATAAGGATGAAGTAGGACTCACAGCAGAAGAAGATAATCTTATTACCCATGAAGAAAAGAATAAAGCAAATATTGTGTATCATGACAGTGCTGAGAACATAGACTCTACGTCAAAATTTTCAAAGAATTGTAAAGGTTTTACCACAGCTTCTGGGTCTAAGATCAAAGTTGATGAAGAATCTTTAGTTGTTCAGTCAAAGAAATTCCAAGAACTTTTTGGCAATGATGACTATAATTCTCTTGAGCAGGATGTGGCTTTTAACAATAAAATCAAGATTTCTGCAGGAGGTGAAAATCCCACAGGTAAAAGTCAGTGTTCTGTAAATAAAAGGTCTTTTCAGGGATTTACTACAGCTTCTGGATCTAAGGTAAGAGTCTGTGAAGAATCTCTTTTGAAGTCCAGAAAGCTTTTAGAGCTTGACAAGGATGACATTGCATCCTTACCCAAAGTTGGTGAAATTATTGACAGTGATATAAGAAAGGAAGGCTTTGGCCCTCGTAAGCACTGTTCTACATCAGagtttcctgaaaagtttgaggGATTTTCTACAGCTGCTGGGTCTAAAATTAAACTTAGCAAGAAATCTTTAGTTTTGCACGCCAGGAAATTCCAAGAGTTACTTAGCAATGATGACAGCAGTTCTACAGGGAAAGATATAACTGACACAATAATTAAAACTCCTATAGAGGATAAAAACCATTCAGATGTGAAATATTGCTCTGTAAACAATGACTCTTTTCATGGATTTACCACAGCCTTAGGGTCTAAAATAAAAGTCAGTGGTGAAGCTTTGTTAAAATCAAGGAAGGTTTTAGAGCTCGATAAGGATGAAGAGGAAGTGTCAGCTCcagggagtggtaatattaacaGTGAGACCAATAACATCTTACAAAATGAAAACCATCCATTGACCTTTCCTGAACAGCAAGGATTTAATACAGCTGCTGGTTCTAAAATCTGGATTAGCAAGGAAAAGTTTGTTCTGCATTTAGAGAAGTTTCAAGAATTTTTAGACAGCAGAGAGCAAAGATATAATGATGACATTGTCAGTGATATTGTGAAAAGTAGGGACCATACAGGTTTTGTAGATGGTATTCCTACATGCAGAACTTCAAATGAGCTAAATGGTAATATATCCGCATCAATAGTCGGCTCTTGTGAGGGATCagcatttaattttaaaaagttacaagTGCTTCCAGATGGTAATAACAAACATGACATGTCTCAAAGGATCAGTGATACTGTCTCTGCATCCAAAAATTTGAGCACTTATCAAGGATTTACAACTGCAGCAGGATCAAAAATCATACCCAGTGAAGAGTCTTTATTAGCACAGTCAAAAAAGTTTCTAGacattttagataataaagataaCTGCAATGGAAAAGGAGAGAACACTGGTGGTAATATCAAGAGTAACATGAATGGTGGAGATACAAAACGTACCAgtctttattacaaaaataaacaacctCTCCAAGGATTTGCCTCTGCATCTGGATCTAAAATTCAAGTTAGTGAGGAAAAGTTATCAGAGTActcaaaaaaattccaagaaCTGTTCGAAAATGATGTAGATGGAAATTCTCGGACAGAGAAAGTTGGCAGTCACGGGAATTATGTGGATgccaaagaaaatattgaaaatacaaaaaatctgAATCAGATTTCTTACTGTGGTCAGGCTACTTTAGAATCTTCATatttaaataaactaagaaatgGAAACACTAGTTGTGGCACATTCAGCGAGTTGGCAGTGGAAGAGAAGATGCAAGTTATGATGCCACCTGTTGGAGAGAATTTACAAGTCAAAGATACCTCAAGTATTGAAGGATATCAAACTGGTTCTGTTGACTCCTCGGATGGACTTGCCAGTACTGTTGAACCAGTTGACGGTAATGGAAATTTAACTAGACAGATGAAAAACTTGGAAGAAGATATGTCTTGTGAAAACAAGAAAGGTATAGAAAGTGATCTATCTGATAGTGAAATGAAGCACCTGGAGGTGAATCTTGAATACAAAAACCATGAAAATGACAATGGCAAAAGAAGTACTTCTCCAATTATTGGATCTCAATCAGTCCATGTTGAAAGGCAAAGAAAGCATCATAGGTAtgataagaaaaggaaaagaagcttGGAAACCTCAAAGGTGTTCAGTGATGCCGAAGATTTGGGAAATTTAGGGAATGTTAATATGAAGGAAGTACAGTCTTCACATATATCCCCTTCAACTGTTGATAGAGATGAGGGCAAAGACATTCATTCTCAGGAAGAGCATAGACCTCAGGTTGATAGACGTGAACATAGAGGTCAACTTAAGTGTCACTCACAGGATACTAATAAAGGAAGAAAGCTATATGATAGATCTATACTTAAGAGGAAGTCATTGCCAGCTTATGAAAACAAGAAGGAGTGAATTGTGCAAAGGAATACAATCAGTTGAAGAAAAATCTGCTACCTCTGATACTCAAGAAATTAGCATAATAACTGAAGCCTTCTTACAAGATGATTCTTGGGAATCAGAagacaattcacataaaaaacgtAAGGCTCAGGAAGAAAAGCATGATGGAAATCCAGCAAAAATTTTAAAGCATTTAGATGTCAGACAGCCTGTTGAACTTGATCTCAACAACCAGACAGGTAAGAAAATGTTAGAAGGATTAAGTTGTTCATTACCTCatactaagttaaaaaaaaaaaattattttgccccTTTTTTGGTTGATTAATTGGGCCAAATTAACtgtacttaatattttttatatttctaagtattacatttatttcatCATAACGTCATCAATCATGTACGTACTCTCACGCTTATGGTGTTCAAATATTCCAAGACTATAATATTTTGTGTCAACATACATAAAAAGATAAGTATTAATACATGGTGTACACCAACTTACACCaaaggttttttctttattgcagtATTGTCAGTATGTATTCATCATTATTCCTACCTCATTAGTTATAACTAAAATCTTTAAAGAAAATCAACTTACAATGCACATTATTTGGACCTTAATTTTTCATAGAATTCTGTAGCAGAATATTGTAGCTAAATTTGAACAAGTGTTAGCCCACCATTGTGGTATTGAACTATGACACCATTGGTATTTTTGTATGGCCTGAATTCCTTATCTGTGCTGCATAACATTTCACTctacatatgtacattttcagACATTGAAGCTCTCTCAAGGGAGAGAGAACTCCTTCGCataaaacaggaaagaaaaataCAGGAGAAAAGAGAGCATTCTGTACACCCAGCTCAAGGTGTTCTTCATAAGCAGAGATCTGACTGTAATCATCCAAGATTAAGCATGAAATCTTTTGGAACACCAAGGGTAAGTGAATTAGAGGTTATCATTTGATATGTATCTCacccaagagaaaagaaaaagcaggACATACTTTATTGGGATGAAGTTGTGGAATAAGAACAGGGTTTGTAATAAAGTGCAGAGTGGCTGATGTTTGCTGATAATACATTGTTGGTTCATGGTAATGGAGATGAACTGCAGAGGACTGTAGGAAAGGTTAAAAGAGTTTGCAAGAGAAGAAAGGTGAAATTGAATTGTAGAAAGAGTAAGGTAATGACAGTAAATGGCATTAAGAAAGATGAGAAATTGAATGTGTATGGATAATGGAAGAACAATAGTAGATGATTTGCAAACtaggtaaagaaaaaaaggtaacaaGTTCTTTGCAAAACAGTTTAGACTTGTGATTTCTGTGACTCAAGTGGGCAAAGCATCCCATCAGTTGGCCTACAGGTTAGGTGAGTGACTTTTCCAACCCACTACATGATTGCTGTGTGGATTGATTTTGCTCCCCTTCCTCTCCCTTTTCTGCTTTTTCCAACTACTTAATTACTGTTGTATGCTTTCCACCTTGACGCAGAAATTCCACAGAGACAATTCAATGTGCAACAGTTCCATGGGGTGCTAGAGTATTTTTTGTCTGCATACCTCAGTCATTGGATATCTTTTGCTCATCCCAAGCAATGTTTTTGCAATGCCCAGTGGAGCCAGATGGTTCAATTACTTCAGTCAGTGtatggagaaattttttttaaatgtttctaacTCCAACAATTTTTTGTggatgataaattaaaaaaaaaaaattcaatgtttaTCATTAGCATTTTAATATTTGCAAGATGTAATACACCAAAACtgtaagtttaattttaaggGTTGGTCATTCTTTTCACTGTCAAAAGCGAGACTGTGAAAGACTTTCTATGATGATTCTGTGTCAGTCTTTCAAGATAAACACTATGCAGGGGGATAATGAAGTTCATTTCATCATTGAACTATACATGAAACTAAAAGATAATACTACTTGAAAAAGGTTACGAGATTGGTAGCCATACGCTTTTCCACATTCTTCAACTTTGAAGACAAATTAACCCCACTTTGTGATACCAAAGGGTTTACGTATTTTGTATATGGAAGGgtacatttttcattttgcacAAGTAATGCTTGTTTTTATCTTGTAATGTAGCTCCATATTATCTTCTAGGTATTAAAAAATAGCTGTGTCGAAGCTTTAGGAATTACAGCAAGTAATGCTTCAGTCTACCGCTTCTCTTTGCTGGATAAAAGGTATAATCTTAGTTTCAGTTGTATTGTATCGTAATTAGGTTTATTCTTAGTAGCTGAATATATTCCACAAAATGTTTCTCTTTTGTTgttttacatatacatttttgcAGGGTTTGCATATTAGAAGCCACAGTAGGAAAATAGGTAATGACTAAAATAGATTTTGTGACTGGACAAGGGGTGCATTTCTAAATATACATTTCTTATACTATCCATCGTTATATTCACTTTCAATTccctaaaggaataaaacaagctaCAGTACTGCTTACAACTCTGTAGTTATTTCGTAATTGCCAACCTATTTTaacttagtatatataaatagatatatacagttAATTGTGCAGTTCTTAATCACCCACTGTTAACTTAAACTGTCATAGTCACcactatatttttagtaataatcaGGATATCATATACATGCTCCATTAATAcagtaaggttttttttatactaagtGTAGTTATAGAatcagtaaataattatatatacatatacagtatataataagGCTCCATGAAAGTACAGAAATAAGTTTTAGATATTAGAACATTTAATCAAGCAATCACACTTACTGTTCCTATTGTTGAAATAATGTTAAAGGATGGTACAAGACTGCATTGAAATTTATAAGTTCCTCAGTCTGCCATGTTGAAAATTTATTATCAGTTACAAAAAGTTGACAGTTTATAGAGCAAAATCAGGCTAAGTGAATAGGTCTTAATTTAATATTTAGGGGATTAATGTattataacttttttacttataaCTGAGGTACCATTACCCTTATAGAATTACAATCTTTCATTTCCTTAGGATTGCAACAGAATTacaatctttcattttcttaggATTGCAAGTATTGATTGTGGTGAAGGTTGTCACATTATCCCTGGATCTGATAATTGCATTGGATCAGCTGAAACTGAAAGGGGTTTTTTAACAATGCCTGGTGTAAGTCCAAGATTAGTGCCATCAGGTTGGGTATCTAACCATTATAAATGGATAGTGTGGAAGCTGGCAGCAATGGAAAGATGCTTGACCAAAAAGTAAGGtttttagccattttattttcttaatcctGCATTACAGTATTCAACTTAGAATCTGTCTCAAAATCAGAATTTTCAGTCACTTTGGAAATAAATAGTCTGATAATTTGTAGAGTAGGCCAACTTAATGTTGGCTTTAGGACATGAGAAGAGAATATGTATGTTCAAGTACAGTATACCTAAGATTTGTAAGCAACTTTACAATTAAATTCAACTCGCATTCCTTAGATTACTGTTAGTGAATAAGAAGTGTAAGTTTTCACATGTTCAGTTGGAAACTTGTGGTAATGTTTTTGAAAAGTGGTTACATTACTTGAATGCGCATGAATATTCATCAATAATTTAACAGACAGATGATGGCTTCtgtgtttttaaatgttttttaaatgATTGCATTTTAACTAGTATAAGTGAATATgagcaatttttttgtttttgcattgcaGAAAATTTCTGACTCTTGAAAACCTTGTAGCCAGACTGAAGTACCGATATGATCGAGAAATTGATAGAGCTGAGCGGCcaattataaggaaaataatggaAGGTGACGACATTCCTCAGAAGACAATGGTTCTTTGCATTGCTGATATTAgggtaagaatataaaatgacaaaattttatgATGCAACTTGGTAGGACTGTATCTTTCAGAATTAGTTTCATAGGCGAAGCGTTGCAGAATAACAAATTGGTGGCAGATAGTGTGTGGAATGGTTGATGTTTGCAAACAATACTGCAAAAACTTGTAATAAAGTTTAATAGGGTTTGCAAAAGGAGTAAGTTGAGAATGACTATACAAGAGAAGTAAGTTGAGAATGAACATTCAAGAGGAGTAAGTTGACAGTGAAAATAATTGTAGCATTATAAGGTTAAGCTGTATGGCAGAAGAATAGaaatacagtcatacccctacatacgaaagtccctacgtacgaaaaatccaaagacgaagattttttgcttctgtgtacgaaaataattcaggttgcgaaagggtaaagtccgagaatTGTCCGGGCCGCcgagaataattttaaaactcgcacaccACCAACtcggtagactcgccaccatcctcccgcattcccattggttcctgatgctagtcaccgccgtaacatcctgctctcctattggtcagcatctgtcccatcatgcctctatgtaaaggcattccttgaccattttttgcagcaGCGCTATCGTAAACACATTGAATTTgctcgttcacatatattttgtttgttaacgtaaattcgtgttagtgatttcgctttcgttgtactgtaagttactttaccatgttgtgtgtgaacctaattacttacgttattagccatgggtcccaagaatgttgctgaagttcacggaaagaagaggatgttttctatgtagacgaagatggagataatcaagaagtgtttaatgttttctgccatttgttaatgtgtttcgtaaagtttagtgttcatgttttctgccatttgacctcctcctctgtcgccactttcggacatcacctcactcgaaaggtaaggttccacattttactacatacgtacgtacatatacgtacagtatttcttgtaccctgtacactaatgaACTTTATTTACAGGCACAGTCATggttaggttaagtattgaatggtccaaattgttgtatttcattgtttattggtcaatttagctttattatgaaatttactgtggtgtttttgtagggcttagaacgaattaggcaatttacatgtaaaacttagttctagatacgaataagtcaggttacgaaggccgcttcggaacggattaatttcgtaacctgaggcactactgtagtcTTCTTCAAAACATTCATTGCCCAATTTCTTGCTTATGGCATTCATTTTATTGTCAATTCATTTCTATTTACTGCTTTACAAGGGCAAAGTGGAAAGTTAAACCTCTGTTCATTCGAAATGTATTTTTGAGTCATTAAAATAACATTTGTTGCAGCATACATTTCCTCACCTTTTCATACCTCCTAAGGTTTATACCTCATATCATCCTCCATTTGGTAACTTAATGTCAGTTTGCTCTTCTTTGATATTTCTGGTATTGTGGTCTTTATTGACTTAGTTGATTTAATTGTCTTTCAACATGCACTTACCTACCAATTTTTCTTCAGATCAGTCGGCCACCTCTATATATGAACTTGTGTTAGTTGGTAGTGCaaatcattttcacttgtcactaTTGTTTTGTTCTTATTACTTCAGAGTTATCCTGAAGGAAATGCCCAATTCATTAAGGAAATCTTGTACTTGGATATCTACcggttcattttattttaattaatgtttgtCTTCACcttatttgtttaaatatttttagttaCCTTTTTCATCCCAGCtttgtattttgcattttatttttgtttggccATCCATACTGTTGTCCTTGAGTTAGAAAGTATGTGATAGAATGCTTGATTGTagttttttgcttttaatttctctgataaatatatctttacttatttcagagtgatcaaataaaaaataagagtgcTAGTCACCCAAGCGTTTCTCCACTAAAGTCATCTGGTGTTCCTTTCCTAACTCTTACAGATGGATGGTACAGTATTGGTGAGTTTAATGTTTTCCCTTTCTTGAATTGTCGTCATCGTCATCATTAATAGTGTGGTGAAACCATTGAGTATTTATTTCTAAACTCAAAGGGGTTGCTGAAGGTTTAATTTTAGAAGTTATTTGAAAACTTGTAATATTTCTCATTACAGTGTTcccctgtattcgtgggggatgcgtaccaggcaCCCCCACGAATAGctcaaacccgcgaatagttagaactcccttataaaaatacctatatctgcctatcttgaaagttcaaatacaaaatgtatacttaaagtatcatcctacatcaaatataccattgaattggtattattaatattatttcaaagtcatcttaaacattttaccattagaaatatataaacagccaataacagagagagagagagagaataactccttacgataaatacatacaggcggtccccaggttacgacggttccggcttacgacgttccgaggttacgacgctttttcttaaatattcaatggaaaaatctgtcctgggttacgacgcttgttccgagattacgacgctgacgcttccgatgctccgagttaacgatgcttttaaaaaacgcatacttgatgataaaaatcatttatagtttagcacagtatattaataaaaataagtttctggttagattacaacaaaatttcatacattcaactgacctgtcagatatatacatagctatcgactccgtcgtccccgacagaaattcgaatttcgcggcacacgctacaggtaggtcaggtgatctaccggcctgccgctgggtggcaggactaggaaccattcccgttttctaatcagattctctctgtcgctgggaatgtaaaacatatgtttactttccctcctgatttgattttcgtgtttcatcgccatcgatcttctgggccaacttttacagggaagtactggatcggtggttcggcatacgcttttaataactttttaataacttttaatgaattaacttcgaagttttcgaagaatagaggatgtgtaactaccgaagttttcggttgacaattacatagtttgcaagaaagggaaatataaatatttattcattgataaagtgtaataaatgttagaatttgattgaggaaaataaggtaacttcctatttgaggaagtcagaaaaacatagaactagatatgttttttttttagaagctttaatagctctcgttctgacgagcagttagaatattaacagtactagtagtgtagtttcctcatcaccttcttacttcacagaaaaaactacaaattcatttgcaatttgaagataaaggaatgtagctcaagatacgagctattataaggtaagaagtgattatagtgttccccattgcaatagagggtgcgtctgatcggctcttgtctcgctcccaggcctagacctcttccaagctcacaggcccagaggagaaggaatgtcgaaagccttacggaggttacagagaatccccaccgatcaggcgtcccctcggcaggttctgtaggacgtcccagactgccagggatggccattggaaaggcatcctaattcaatgtgttccccttattattatcgtcttgacgaataaggagaaaaaacattcaacggcgtagattaaatgaagatgcaagataatctcgtctggctatcggaacctcagaagagacggagaaaggaagaca
Encoded proteins:
- the LOC135212601 gene encoding uncharacterized protein LOC135212601 isoform X2; its protein translation is MVNMRGLNDLYDWYQLARKKDLGETKIAWLQYFEDKSAGSSQNDNPYLVRQEHQDCIEDKVNEESSWSTSQFEALDKDLKKETSTDSNEKEALPPLLSDTPHCKRNVPYSNFCDVSFVSPPPLTTCDGETSEKSVSSSVYSPTTPMLDIFSPQSGNGNRTEDIITSLGASLNESSVTWTSDLATPCSHPSSKRQKLVNTPSTLEHRTLYPSHGLRQKVLARSLFSPLTTGSQPSDNEWSPNLGIIKCHSPVRAFSVKGRYNKGNIQDANLQTCQVDGTQEFVFIDQEKREYNVCVNGSSNDQKTTGVTAQNSSKDYSKCKSSTPLAKQPPVIKGVLEPEECTNTSLSNTTEKDRLFPKIMKNNDLSDIVDCSEKNSENPFDIICSPVKKKSKANKESYEENETKLRCSVGNNKSNNSASESTASLDVKRSGQLLSWQKTNTNQVLVLECSIKSAEDSFQSCSQKYDGTRKGSYQDADFKEETLGSISDDRSSNLNFTVTNENEGKINAENIVCDKSDVHVTSLFGKKLLNAAKIADGHLQGNDNQVIDADKAVLPVPDRSKNVRNKCSLFSKRRRSSGFLYPTKSAEVYEELGIAFKKNMTSENSHVYEDNVDAMAGIFQVDITEYKDIVSTCSDGKRKVSGDVQLGNDGHCNSASNLDSNSDKLPKHIGSIKSCNDVRDTKEGVSTSEVRSEGNRLMFNTQSKDAESSEVSEPLQGATLLSSVKEEKCNLVSQLWNDSLNEADIAELEQELNLHTKDFCDDEAMYLGNPNKTDVQNEKLTLRVLHSCETKPYFGILSTKGEATENNDFKYVNPKPNRFQGFSTASGSAIKVQESSIKKVQSLWEENSSTDDIKVHPKSARSTDSAYSKDFEPFHYLASASGSKINNCEKSSELQSKSDEEIMDRGKGSATDQNETFKYKINVSDTGSAGFSSHGPLNENPVNFKRFTTASGSQIKVKEESLMNQAKMFQELFDKDEFTCGAKVHSTDNNQNGNAKVDTAVNNQNSSAKVDSTVSNRNNNVEVDSNINSQNSNTAKNDVCTKYVGSKTEFSCHGFTTAGGSKIQLSDESVSLQAKKFQDHFGNDEVVSMDKGVEFNNKVCTFVKERNTGDFISHGSVDEKSTSFQDFATASGSKITINKESLSKQFSMFQELFDKDEVGLTAEEDNLITHEEKNKANIVYHDSAENIDSTSKFSKNCKGFTTASGSKIKVDEESLVVQSKKFQELFGNDDYNSLEQDVAFNNKIKISAGGENPTGKSQCSVNKRSFQGFTTASGSKVRVCEESLLKSRKLLELDKDDIASLPKVGEIIDSDIRKEGFGPRKHCSTSEFPEKFEGFSTAAGSKIKLSKKSLVLHARKFQELLSNDDSSSTGKDITDTIIKTPIEDKNHSDVKYCSVNNDSFHGFTTALGSKIKVSGEALLKSRKVLELDKDEEEVSAPGSGNINSETNNILQNENHPLTFPEQQGFNTAAGSKIWISKEKFVLHLEKFQEFLDSREQRYNDDIVSDIVKSRDHTGFVDGIPTCRTSNELNGNISASIVGSCEGSAFNFKKLQVLPDGNNKHDMSQRISDTVSASKNLSTYQGFTTAAGSKIIPSEESLLAQSKKFLDILDNKDNCNGKGENTGGNIKSNMNGGDTKRTSLYYKNKQPLQGFASASGSKIQVSEEKLSEYSKKFQELFENDVDGNSRTEKVGSHGNYVDAKENIENTKNLNQISYCGQATLESSYLNKLRNGNTSCGTFSELAVEEKMQVMMPPVGENLQVKDTSSIEGYQTGSVDSSDGLASTVEPVDGNGNLTRQMKNLEEDMSCENKKGIESDLSDSEMKHLEVNLEYKNHENDNGKRSTSPIIGSQSVHVERQRKHHRYDKKRKRSLETSKVFSDAEDLGNLGNVNMKEVQSSHISPSTVDRDEGKDIHSQEEHRPQVDRREHRGQLKCHSQDTNKGRKLYDRSILKRKSLPAYENKKE